CGCAGTTGATTGCTTTTAAACGATTCACAAAATCAGGTAATCCTTATCgtcaaatattaaaattggATAAGTTTTCGACAATTCGATCGATCATTTTGTATGGCTTTCAAGTAGATCCTTTCGTCAATGACTCgtcgctgcacgtatttacgGAATCCAATAACTTATCAACTTATAGTTGCGTTCCAATTTATCTCGATCAGTCAATCATACAAACGACTTTTCCACAAGAGTTTCCTGCACGTACGCACCTAtcctactatatatatatatataatgattaCGCGTTCCCGCCGAAGAAttggcaataaaaataatcaactctGTTTTGTTACAGATTAACAATCATGTCAGTTAAAGGGATGCTGACACTTCTGGTTATCGGCGTCGTCGCCGTCGCTGCAGTaagtatatgtaatataattaatcaCGTAAGGGAAACTGGTCCAGgattcaatatttcgaatatttaaCAACATCCTCGGAGGATCggcatattttcttatttatttttcattttgtttttcgaacGCCGAACATTCTCTTTGTACAAAGATACGACCAACGATTTGAATGAAGCGAAGGTGAACGTGTCTCGCTCGTACCTACGCATCACGCGcaaacatatgtatataatatatggaaTAATAATCCCCGCAGGGTAGCGTCCCAGtctgatatatatgtatatatttgttgGAAggcatcattttttattcgccaTAGCATGTTGTTCGAAAAGGTGACTGGTCGAACCAGTTTAtcatattaatatataatgaCTCGCCGAGTCAAGTTCGGATAAATTCTACAAGCATAACCGATCTGCATGTCTCTTACTGTACCTTTATTTAAAAGGACCAGGAACACGTCGCCGTGGTCCATTTAACACCCCACAACATCGACAAAGGAAATGTTACCGGGGAGCTAAAATTGACTCAAAACTCGAGTGACTCGCCTGTCACAATAACTGGAACGATCTACGGTCTACCCGATGGTCTCCATGGTTTCCACGTCCATCAGGCCGGCGATCTCAGCAACGGCTGCGTTTCTGCTCTCGGTCACTTCAACCCTGACAAGGTAAGGAATCGTTGAACGCCAAGCAATGCATAAGCAATCGATCAATTCTtcatcttaattttaataaacctCTCGCGTACGAACCTTCTAACCGGCGTTCAACCTCCTGTTTCCAGCTAGATCACGGTGCTCCTGAAGACTCCGTGAGGCACGTCGGTGACCTGGGGAACATCGACTCAAGGAACGGAGTTGCTACAGTGGAAATATCTGACAGCGTGATTTCGCTGAGTGGCAGAAACAGCATCATTGGACGCAGTATCGTCGTTCACGCGGGCGAAGATGACCTGGGAAAAGGAAACCACTCTCTGTCCTTGAAAACCGGAAACGCTGGAGATCGCGCCGCGTGTGGAGTAATCGGCGTCCTGTAGGTTACTCCGTACTATTAACCTGTATTAGTTGTATATGTGCACACATCCTGTAtacatgtttatatatatataatcatcgGCAAGCGACCTCTTCGTCCGTGCCACACGCTTTTCAATCTTCGTCCAGCCGTTTATCCACCCTCCATGACTATGGCGAAAGCGAGTGTATGGATCACCCCTGTGACCCAGATATTAGGTAAACAGTTCTAAGCGCGTATTTGCCCGATGGAGGCCACCTAAAGAAGACCAATGCGATTGTGGGAAAGcgaaacgaaataaaactGGAAATTAATAGATTTGAGATGACATATTTAGAAGAGAAATTCTTAATTCATGGACGAAgttaaatgaatgaataaaaaaaaaaaatgttttttttctaattgaaaCAATCAGCAGAAAACAGGTTGTTTGTACGTATGGATGTATCGATTAGATCTATCCTTTACTGTGTACATCAACTATACTTCAGgatcttattattaattttttattaacaagTTAAAATGAAACACCGATCAAACAAcagaattatacattttttctgtcGAAAGAGAGAATGTATTTTAGTACCTTACATCATGCATGACACGATCCGATCTATCGATCGATCAAACGCGAGATGGAAATGAGTTTattcttttccctttttttttgttgctatttcttgttttcttgttACGAGTGCCGGGTTACGTATCCGATacgttgttttattattgctaccattattactattataatgttaagttttttcttcattccgtGACGTCAGTCTTGAAATTAGGGTTAAACGAACCCAGAGCACGAAAAGTTTTGCAAGTCGCGTGCGGAATGGCTGAGAACAGTCAAAACAGTAATTTGCACGATCCGATGTCAACTTTACAAGATTTTAAGACGTTATTGGATCAAACAGTTTTCAGTTAACGATTAATCTAAACCGATCGTGAAAACGAATCTGCACAACATTTTCAGCCGGGAGTTTGATTCTTTTACACACGATTTACTACCAGGATTACCGTTAATTTTACGTATCGATCGTTTTGAGCTCAGATCTTAAGATCCAggaatcttttttcaattgaaaaaaaatgtttgtaattatttttcatattccgattttggtattttttttttctatcgaaatGAGTAATCTCTTATTTTTGTATCCACGTACACAATACTtacaataaattgtataaaatctaCGCAATACACAATTTCTAATGAATACTGTATACGAATTTCAAGATCTTGCGATTAACAGTGATGttcgaaaatatcgttcaaataACACTCagagaatgaaatttcttttttattcacatatCGCGTAACCTTTTTTACTGTCGTTATAAAAATCTTCCTTTA
This is a stretch of genomic DNA from Diprion similis isolate iyDipSimi1 chromosome 9, iyDipSimi1.1, whole genome shotgun sequence. It encodes these proteins:
- the LOC124410197 gene encoding superoxide dismutase [Cu-Zn]-like; its protein translation is MSVKGMLTLLVIGVVAVAADQEHVAVVHLTPHNIDKGNVTGELKLTQNSSDSPVTITGTIYGLPDGLHGFHVHQAGDLSNGCVSALGHFNPDKLDHGAPEDSVRHVGDLGNIDSRNGVATVEISDSVISLSGRNSIIGRSIVVHAGEDDLGKGNHSLSLKTGNAGDRAACGVIGVLSPLDSWLPNSGTSFLWSSYMLILSAGMALKF